From the genome of Nicotiana sylvestris chromosome 1, ASM39365v2, whole genome shotgun sequence:
attttctaacACATTAAACCTTTTAttaatacgacatcggagtaaaGAGATATATGCATTTTTGCAAAACTATGTaggctgctaggtgacaagtaggtgtgccacctacttggttaaatgaGAGCCCAAAAAGAGGCAATTTCGGGTCAGCCAAGGAGCCCATTTAAGGTCTTACCTCCTGAAATATAAATCTCATCATACAACACAAATAACCAGCCCTAAACCTCTGCAAACTTACTCCGAAAAATTacccacaaaccctaattgattttctctccctttcaagttctaattgggggtaaaacctagagtttaaAGAACCAAGATAGGAGCTAAGTTATCCAACAAATAATGTATATTTACTGCTCTTTTTCATCAAGTTTTTCTGATAAAAATTCATGGTAAGTCATTCAATagatgtaagaactcacgggatggtgatcggaagtcgtgagttcgagttattcacttgtagtggACTATTttatggactgttttgtgttgctgttgggctgcgtattttactactgttttctggagttttggaggaggaagggtgtggagaaacaccacatataTGCAGGGTGGAGGGCTGGTCGTTCGTTGTAACATTTtcaggttgtttgacactactacgaTGGTCGTTTTGTATATGAAgagattggggtgtgttgggctGTTTTATAGTATTTTATAGTGTATATAAGGttgaaaataatgtatatatgttgatAATGTTGTGTTCTTGTGACgttggtgttatcttgaatttggaggaagtaaggattataggggagatgctgccagTTTTTACACAAAATAAACTTGTCATTCGTTGTGTGATAGTTGTACCTTTCATAACTTAAGGATAGTATTAATGCATTGCTGTATAATAAGGTGCGAAGAGGCGCGTTCAACTTGGTGATTtgaaagattgtgataaggtatgttaaggctaaacctttccttcattttggcatgatccagtaactacatgtgtttgataacgagacataaagagaagttcatattactgaatttatgtatattttcctagtctcataagttacagcattatcccttatcgggacttcatatttagtttagttttatctTCTGTCGGCCAAGATAGCAGAGAGTGTATATATGTACAGTATTGCAGTATTtttaccaccatcgagctataatcgatgggcaggcccctattgggcaacctctgatcagatggtgagttatataccaagcctactatggccgagcgcttatgagcgagcccagaatagctgagatatagagcctagtatggttgagcgcctatgagcgagcctactacagcAGATCAGTTACACATACCAAACCTTATAAGGCCGGACATTTATTTTACTAACTATATTAAGAGAATTGAGcaagtatcagcaggtaagcatatcttcacatcttcatattatctttgactcccagttactttaagttattatattatcagttcagtttcagctttccgTTGTCTTGTTACCTTACATACTCTGTACATTATTTcttactaacgtcccttttgcaggagacgctgcatttcatgcctgcaggtcctcattgacagttggacagaccctcccagcagatagagtcaaacatcagcttggttggtaagctccacttcttTGGAGTTGCcaagtctagaccttggagtctattttatatatacaaagttgatgggtaggtcgaggccttgTCTCGATCATGGTAAAGTTCAGTTAtatctagaggcttgtagacgagtcctgtatagtttgtatatcagtagatgttcaaggcggcatatatatatatatatgagctttgggtatgtttaccctaCAGATGAGAAAGACGTTATTTTCAGAcaattcagaatatggcctcatcggcctaagttgagggttacccctccagagtcCACAGTTATAGAGTGGTACGCTCGAGCCGAGTATGGCACCGGGTACCGGCCACGCCTAcccaggtttggggcatgacatgtTTCGACAAGGGTTTTCTTGATTTTAAAGTTGTCTGCAGTTGAGCAGTCCTCGGGGATGAACATTTTTAAGGGAGGCTCAGGGGCCGGTTCGTTGACTGCCACATCAGAAGCAGATGTCTCGAGGACGACTATATCGGGTGTGATCGATTCGATATCAACGATCAGttgggaagaagaggaagcaacTTGTTGAGTATTTAGATGTTTTAGCCATTGTTGTTTGAAGAAGTttgaaaatttaagaaaaaattttGAAAGATAAAGTGTTGAGTATATTGATTTGGAGAAAATCTAGGTAAACACCTGAAAATTACTATGAAATCTTGAAGAACAAGGGTGAAGATATCAAAGTTTGAAGAAGGCTGATTATAGCTTGAGAGTTCGAGGGTAGAAGCTTGGTCGAAAAGTGAAAAAAGAACATATGGAAGCTTTTATAGAAAAAAGTTTGTGTTGCTTCACATTCAGAGTTAACCAAGCGATGGTTGACGCATGTTTGAAGTCAGAACGATGTGACTGATGGGACATTTCGATTCTTTGACGTTTCTGTTATAACGTATGGAGGAAGGAATCGGAGAACATCGATAGTTTCTCATCGTTTTTGGCAAACCTGCTCTCTGAAAAAtaaggggactatctatatacgggtAAAACCAGGAGTAATGAGCATCCTGATTCTCCAGTGGGGCCAACAAGGCAAATACATAACTAAAAGGAATCGAAGTCAAAGATAGGAGCCTTCACTATCAAGGCCCGAACACAACATTTTCCCTCAGAATCATCGAGACCATGCCTCCGGACTCGGTCCGAACTCCGAGACCTCGGGAAGCAATGCCAAACGACCATACACTGTTATCAAATTAAAGGACTGTGATATACGCGCCCAACCAGATATTACGGCGTAGATCTCGGCTCGTATCAACAGCATATCAGTAATTAACAAGaaggaagatttttacctttcttaGGATTGTACTTAGGATAGAACACCTCTGCTATAAAGGCAGGTTTATTTATTCAGTGGACTTTCTGTAACACGCATCCCAAGGCAATATACATTTGTTTTCTATGCTTTTACAAGCTATTCAAAGTTCTTGATTCAGTTCATAAGTGTTAGCTCGGAACTGAAAGTAGGCTTCTAGTTAAGCTTTTAATCGAGCTCGACTCACTGTCATTACTGGTTTGACAATTTGATTTGTTCTGTATTTTGTCTGTTTATCTAACGTCATTAATTACTTGTATCGAATTagtccacatatccttaaaatcacgtataaattcaattgttatccatttttaagGTAATATTGTATTCTCTCTTTACAACGCCTCCTTGGTGAGGTTATTTTTGCTTTTGTAGATAAGTTCCTTAACAATTAGTGTCATATACtatcttatttttcttttgaacTCGTAAATCAGATCTCATGTGATAACACGTTATCTACGGTGTAATAAATATTTAAGGTGAGACTATCACCTCCTTAATTAGAAGTTAGAACTACTTCTTTATCGCATTTATCTTTACCGTATAATGTGGTTTTGTTTATAAAAAATCTAGCTTCATGAATgaagaaaaatacttttcaatATTTAACTAAACCAAAAACTGGGCACACTTCGAATCACACTGAATTCTAATTTTTTGGATTCTGAAACAAGATACAAACTTTATGTAGAACTTTTGAAGTAAAAAAACACATGAAATTACATATTAGATACCTATGCTACTACTTCATATCTCTTTAACCTTTTCTGTATCTTCTTTCTCCTCTTCTTCTCCACCCTTCCATAAATCGGACAATGTTGGAAGCTCGATCTCGCCACTATGAGAAAGGGGAATGGTGAAGTTGCCAATGACTGGAAGGTCAATGGTGAGACCCAATTCCAATGTATAGTCGATGTCCCAATCTGCACCAATATCCTTAGCCAAGCTAACTAGCACACTGTGAGGAACTTTCACTGGCACATCTAACATGGTTGTATCATCTGCCTTTATATTCCCTGGGTCTGGAATTGTTCCTGATACTATAACCCTGTATTCCATAATCAATTGATTCAAATATGATAAAAAATCAGTATATAGAAATATTTTCTGTTTGTCATATCAGTCAATGAATTATGTCTCAATCCTAGTATCCTACATTGGATGGTATTTGTAATTGGAAAATTCACCATCGATTAGCAAAATTTAAAATAAGACTAAAAGCTATAACATGctaatttttaataataattcCAATTATTGTCACCTATGTGGTTTGTAGGACGGATAGGTATGTCGTTGTATATTTGTAGTTGGACAAGTTAGATCTTTTGAGATTTATCAAATTTCATATAAAATTACACGttatatttcatttattaaaaGCCTGTTTGATTAAGTTTTGCACAAACTATGTCTTTTCCTAATTAATTTTTAGAGAGGCCCACTAAAAggaaaatgacactgtataaGATAACCACTCTTAAAATaataatcaaaaaaatatatttttttgcgTGTATATATAcgttatatacaaattttatatacctTTTTTGGTTACCATAAATAGTTTACGGCATATATTAAAAGTGGAAAAAAAgcccaaaattaaaaagtaacaTCATCCTTATCACTTAGATTCTTAGAGGCAAAGATGTAATCCCAGACTTTTCCCTTTTATACACTTTGTTTGTCAGCGTATATTCACGCACACAGTCATTTCCCTAAGAGAGAAAGTAAAACCCTTTCTCCTCTAAGAGATGGCCTCGTAGTTGAGGTATTCATGAAAGCAACAACCTGAAAATCTCAGGTGGGATTTCAATTAGTACAAAACTAGCAAGACGTGAGTTTTCTCTCTACTCTTGTGTGTGGTAGAATCACTTAGCCAGCATATGCCTATAAACTAGGTCAGTTAGCCAGTGAATTAGTCGAGATGAGTCCAAGGTGTACCTCAATATAACAAAAAAGTGGTAACAAAGAAAAGTAAAGTAAAACTTGCTTCTTATAGGAGTTTCTATAAATCTGAAAGGTGAAAACTGCATCAGGAAGTTAAGCTTGACCAACATGTAAAATTAACAAAGAGAAAAAGTAAATATTATACTTCAAAGCCAAATCTAGAATGATAAGAGGAGATTAATTTATATTATAGGAGTGACCTGCCGGAGCATTTAAGGGTGTAAGAGATCTGCATGATAGGTACGGGAACGGAGTAAGGGTTCTTCACTGCCACCTTAGCATGATATGAAATGCTGTCCATGCTCACTTTCTCCATATCCACGTCTGTTATGCTAGCCTCTGGTTTCTCCATGTTCACCACCTTCTCTGCCACGAAATTCTTCGCTTTGTCTATTAAACCGGCCATTGTTTTTGAATCAAAGAACTAAGAACTTTTTCAATATTACTTGATGAATCACTCTACGACTTTTTGAATATTAGTAAAGCGTCTATTTATAGGATGTGGTTCCGTGTGATAAAGACTTCGAGAGTTGACACGTAACAAGGTTACTCCTATCAAAGATATGATGTGGatacctcttttttttttaacaagaaAAATTTGTAATGCCGACACCACTACACGTGATGGTCGGTATCTTGAGCCCGTGTCCAAGGTTTGATCGCATCATTCATGGATATCTATCACTTCAAAAATAATTACGTACGTACTACTCTTTGGTTGGGCGGAAAGAGGGAAATTAAAGTACCTGCTTGTTAACTCTTCATTGACTTGAAAGTTGTCAATGTGGAGCTTGCCATGTTGCCGAGTAAAATTGCATTGCTCTTGCGTgtgtatgatttttttttttttaaaaaaaaaaacttacttGTGCCAAGTATTTATTACATCACAATAACTTACGATCAAACTTTTCTATAACAGTCTTGTTTATTCCGAATATTTTTGAATACTGCACCAAAGTATTATTATAGAGAATATATATTagtataacataacataaaaaattAGTTCTAAAAAAGTGTGACTTTTATAGTAATCAAATATTGTTATATATATAGGGATGTTGCTATAGAAAGGTTTGACTGTATTATAATTAAGTGACTTAGTGAGTTgaaatatatattaaataattaaatttaagCGATGAaagtaaatataaaaatatataatatgtTTATTAATTTTGTGTAAACATTTAGTTTTAGTACAGCTCGCTATCGCCAAGTGCTTCTTTAGTGCCTTTCCTAGGGGATGGATTCATGGAATATGGATACATTAACACTATATGACTTAAGGTTTCACCACGTATTCCTTCTGTCGACAACTCTTACGGATAGCCCATGACCCGAATTCTTCATTTGTCAATCTCAAAAAGATTCTCCccgttataaatatattatattatggatgttcatttagtattcCGTTGTAAATAAACTTTCTTAAAAAGCTTATACATATGagactccgccgtaaatatgtttatttatttagtactctattggaaataagcctcttgaagaagcttatcacttcggtacccggttatggataaacattacctttggtagaagattatccataccgggtataataagcttatcctttcgatactccgtCATGGATAAACATTGCCccaggtagaagattatccataccgggtataataagcttatccttttagtactccgttatggataaacattactcccagtagaagattatctatacctggtacaatgagcttatcctttcagtacttcattatgaataaacattactctcagtaaaagattatccatatctggtatagtagcagcttgccgtagcagcttacacagcaacttgcagtagcagcttacacagcagcttcctttcttctataaatagaagagatttcagttcattatgtacatcagtttgaattcgaataatatatcagtttctctctatacttatctttactttacagtctttattttataatagTCCCgttacttttctttattctccaaaTAGTCGGTTCTCCACCTCCATATTTTTTTTGCTTTGTTATTTTGATACGTCTCTATTACGATTTCTTTTTATTCAACCGATATATCTTGGAGGTTCCCCACCTTTTTACTTTTTTATAGTATTTTATTCATTCGTAAAATGTCTCAGTTACATTTTATCGTTTCAGTTAAGGGTTGTGGGCCGGTTAGGATCGGGCCCGGCTCAAGACTGCAAGCCCATATGGGTGGTAGGCCTAAACGGTCCTAATCGGATAGGACCGGGACCATGGGAAGGTGGGTTGGGTAGTGGGCCGATCTTGTGCATTAGGCCCGCGAGACCGGGACCGACTGGGaagtgggccggttcaaccggtcTAAACAGGCCCAACGGCtctaaatttgaaaaaaaaaaacataactagttaacccccccccaccccccacccccacaCACACACTTTATTTTAACTCTAAACTTTTTATTACACTTTTttcctattttcaactataaatccccctcactcttttatttttctcaccaaatcatcaatctctctctaattttcttctataattggttACTTATTGTTGCAATTtagtaaaaataagaaaaaatccaAGAGTGATTGCAattttcttcactcatctctcatttctcaaactcaaattctcaattcaagttaaatcatgtcccgtacttctagagtgcgctcatatgtctaggaacactttgaggtggtagaaaaaaatgaagaagttcacaaagtaaagtgcaagaactgtgatCGAGTCTTAAATCTTTCTCTAAAGTTGGTGGGCACTGGCTGTTTATGGAGGCATATGAagagttgtcttgagcgtcctccagaaattcgtatttaagttgatttgagacaattgtgttattttaaaattattatacatatttatgcttaatgttttggtttgttagattaatttgaagtattattatgcaatgaaaatttagttttactcttttttcgtttttttagttgttgttaaatgtaaactttaatttctaagtttgaaataaaaaagaacttgcaaattataaatgcaattttttttatctttattgTATTCTATTATCTTAAATTCTTAATGAAATATTAAAAATTTCAAATATAAAGATTTTAAAGCCTTTGCATCCTTTTATTCAAACACTCTTTTTATAAGattgtttttttgttttatatttttactttatattaatataaattacgATAGTTATACAATTCTATAATATAATTTTACAAGGAAATTGTCttagataaaaatttaaaaaaaaaatagaaagtaaTCGTTGGGCCCACATAGGCCCGGGACTGGCCCACTTAGCTCGGGACCATTAGTTCGTAGTCCCGGTCCCGGGCTGGTTCTTACAAAAAGCCCACGAAGTCCGGGCCCACTTAGGACCTGCCCACGAAGCCCATTTAGGACCGGGTCCGGCCCACATTATAGCCCTAGTTTTCGGTCAACACATCTGAAGCCCCGCCCGGGCCCATATGCACATATAGCCACTTTTGGAATTGATGTATTGGAACAGTCAAAAGTTCGAAAAAGTTTCAATTTTAGCCACTTCATACCATCGCCTCCGATGTTGGCCGCTAAGACATGTCTGAAAATTGGCAGTTCAACTTCAGAACTTTTTCCTGATACTGGGATAAAGATATTAATGAAGTAGAATATAATATTGATTTATTTTATGTTTGGTTGTGAATATTAGCTAGTAATTCTATAAATTTTATATCAAAATAATGAAATTAGCTATCCAAAGTGGGATAGTTAATTCCATACGATATCCCAACGCATGAAATATCATTGTCTATCCCACCTAGTAACCAAATAACCCTTAAGGGTATGAATTGCCACAGAAATATTAGTATAGTAATTAAATGGTAAATGTAGAGATCACCCCTCGCTTGCACTCACTAATTTTGTTGGGTAAAATAAACATTTGATTGTTCGATCGAAATTAATTATATTGACTagtataaaaatatatttaaaatatattatatgtatataatgcacttatacataaaaaaaataggaagaattaCGGTCCTTGTCATTCGGCCTAACAATCTAACCGAAAATAGCCTAAGTTTGAAGTTCTTACCCGGTCTAGCCCATGTTGTACATAACTTGAAAAAAACTTTTTCAGCCTTTAGCCCATTATTAAAGGCATACATCTAGGGtttattctttcttcattccCACCACACTAAATTCTCTCCCCACTCTCGCTTCTTTTTCTCTAACCCACAAGATCCCCTCATCCTCTCTTAACCTAGCCTCGACTATTCTCCCTCCCTCGACCCCCTACCCCCTACGTAGTTCTGCCATTAATGTATCAAAGAAGGCTCAGGCTCCTCCTCCGTCGTCCAAATTTGTCAAGTCTGATGGTGGCCAGCaaaagaaaattgaagattttgaaagaaaaatgaaaatacacacagatttgaaaataaatagcTCTCAAACTTGATTTGCACCAAAAAATAATCACTAATTTTGGAAGATGTTGAAGTTTAAAATTCGGGTCATCATTGTTATTACCTTAAAGTTGTTAACCTATTGACGAGTTGAATCATCTGATACCTTCTGCTTCAAGTTTGGATAAAAAATTATACTATATAGCAGTTTGTATCAACactgtataatagtgtatatggaTGTACAAACACCTcgtatacactattatacacgtTTATACAAGTTGATACATTATTTACAGTAAGCGAAGTGTCGGACATAATGTGTTTTCTAGTGGAAATATTGTATAAGTGGTATTTATATCCACTGTACAATATagtataattatgtataaatgTGTTtatttgtgtataatgttgtataattatatatattttttcagttTATAAGGATGTATATACATTGTCACTATATAAGAGGCCTCTATGAAAGTTTGAcacttttttctcttctttttttttgcgtATGTGTTGTATGAAAAAGATCTTGTACGCGTTTGAGGGATTCTACAATTCATTTACTAAGTTTTAATTTATCTGAAATATGTAACGAGGGaagtaaagaaaaaaataaggaataaaagggagaaaaggaaaagttaAAAATGTGGAATCTGATTTAGGTGTGAAACAAAtggtaaaaggaaaaaggaatcACAATGAGTAAACGGTGGGCAAAGTGTAACGATCCGCCTAGTCGTTTTGCCTTCTAGAATctcgttcccttaaataaaacttttcgtgcttgctttagctaatttTCGACCTGCGGGgacggttggttcgggatttggaagagtttggagtgaaatatgctcattcgattccttagaattttcttaaaagactaagtttgactttggtcaaaattttgagcaaacggactcagattcgtgatttgatggtctcagagggtccgtggaaaaatatgggaactgggcgtatgcccgaaattgaatttcgaggtccctaactcgagtaatgaatttttttttagaaattgttaatcggAAGTTTTAAAGATTtgaagaaactaattaatgattgatttcataggtatcgggctcgtatgttggtttcaAAGTCCGGTACAGGCCCCaaatatcatttatgacttgtctgtaaaatttggagtcaatccgagtagtttaagggcgttttggcccgttagagaaaaattaagaacttgaagctcataagtttgattcatttggttttagggggtgattcctaGATTTAGCGTTATTTCGGGTGTTCTGAAGGTTTGAGTAGGTCCGtctcgtgatttcagacttgtcggtatgttcgggcggggcccctggagccccgagcgtcaatcggacgaggctcgagtgaagtgaaATTTTTTTAGAAGAGTTGaagttgctgcttctgtcataaccgtacTTGCGGTTGGTGGAATGCAGGtgcaagaccgcagaagcggtcctttcatcgcagatgcggcctAGGCCAGGCCAGGCCAGGCCAGGAACCGTAGAAACGGCTcccaagccgcagatgcggcctcaagaccgcagaagcggtcccagccatTTTAGTCcctttcgcagatgcggtcctctttattgcagatgcggaaatcgctgaggcagtgaggttcatttaatacgggttctaagttaTTTTTATCACTTTTTCACTCTTCCATTGGCGAATTTAGAGCTTTTTTAGAGAAGAtcttcacctagcatcttgaggtaagtgtgttctacctatttctagtttaatgATTTTGTCTTGGGTAGATTTAACACAAGTATTAGGgtgaaatcatggggttagagcaaaaacctaggattttagtaaaagttagatttaaccacgaaatttgctaTGGAATAAAtaagaaatcatatattatctatccttaggttatagagaacaacttccttcgaaaaatttcggaatccgggcacgtgggcctcgGGTCGGATTTTAGAAAACTTGTGTTAAAGGTTGGGAagttgcttaaatagctagaattcgatcTGGCGAAcctatattgactagttcttacctcatttaactagtttgggatcgtttggatccgaattgagggcttgggctcgttcttggtattggaagtgcactttggagcgaggtgagtctcctttctaaccttgtaagagggaattgtccccataggtgtaataatggAATTAATTGTTATTATATGCAGGGGCTACGTACGCaataggtgacgagagtccatgcgtagctactactatgttaagtccgggtagtctaggaccccaAAGCATGCTCTacgtgatattcttgtaacttgatgATAAATTCGGATTCGTATAAATTATTTTGATTAAGGTAAATGAGACTAGTGGAAGAACCTTATCCTGTTTGgtcttttaaaagagaatttggaTATTCCTGTGAATAACTACCCCTCCGATATATATATtattgtctgcttgttgatgaggttatttatatttgaccgcgtcgcacgtgtgattcgcgagcggggtaatagatgcatctatagttcgaGCCTTTCGACACTCGGCAGTGCACactttacttttatgttggatcgggtcgtacgtcccTCGGTGTTATTTGTGCATGCTTTACTTAATTTTTCTCGGTGGACTGAACTTCATATATGCCTTGAAAATGTAAATGGACACCATGATATTATTTGGAAAAAGAACTGTTACTCATTG
Proteins encoded in this window:
- the LOC104219897 gene encoding desiccation protectant protein Lea14 homolog; the protein is MAGLIDKAKNFVAEKVVNMEKPEASITDVDMEKVSMDSISYHAKVAVKNPYSVPVPIMQISYTLKCSGRVIVSGTIPDPGNIKADDTTMLDVPVKVPHSVLVSLAKDIGADWDIDYTLELGLTIDLPVIGNFTIPLSHSGEIELPTLSDLWKGGEEEEKEDTEKVKEI